DNA from Clupea harengus chromosome 2, Ch_v2.0.2, whole genome shotgun sequence:
gagagagggtgagagggagagaagaagatagaaaaagataaaaagagagaacgagggtGGGAGGTGGAAGGAAAatgtcattatgtgtgtgtgtgcgtgtgtgtgtgtgtgtgtgtaacacatgtGAAGTATAAGTAAAGGTAGgctaatgtatatgtgtgtgtgtgtgtgtgtttgagtatgtgtgtgtgtgtgcatgtgtgtgtgtgtgtgtgtgtgtgtgtgtgtgtgtttgagtatgtgtatgtgtgtgtgtgtgtgtgtgtgtgtgtgtgtgtgtgtgtgtgtgtgcgtgagtatgcCTCACCGTATGAGCTCCACTGTCTCAGCATACATGGCGTAAGGAGACTTGGACTCCAGAGGCCCCTCCTCCATGGCTTTGCCACATTCCATGAAGGACAGCGCAGCGTCCACATAGTTCACTGCCTTACCCAACTTATCCACCTGCATCCagaggagatacacacacacacacacacacacacacacacacacacacacacacacacacacacacacacacacacacacacacacacacacgtgcacgtgcacgtgcacagacatacacacaagcacagacacacacatagacagtggaagcacacatacacacatacacacagatacacagatcaGCAATCACACGCATGGGACAGCaactcccacacccacacacaaacacacagagagaagcaggaaaTACATAAGGTGTGAACAATTTACACAAAAGAAAGTAAATGATGTACAGATATGTGACTGATCATCTTTATAAACAGGGCTCTACTTGTTGATATTTAGTTGACTTTTAAACTCCATTCCCTTCAGGCCAGCAAGATACTTTTAGGAAAACCAGCTTACAGTACTGTAAAATAGTACTATATTATATTACAATATGTATTATAGTTACTTAAAGGAAAGCTTTTTTTAGCTTACAGTATTCTACacatatttatttctgtgtgttcacTGGGTCAAGAGCGCGTGACCTTAGTGCCCTTTGAACTTTGCACTACCAGTTGCGCAACAGGAAAGGCTTATGTTGAGTGTGGGCTCTTACCATAGCGTCTGCCCTGTGCTTCATCCTCTTGGCCTCGTGCATGTAGTATTCAGCATGCTGAGAGCTGTGGAGAAACAGTCAGGCATCAGACACATGACATGGCACCcataatgatacacacacacactatctcattaacacacacacacaaaatctcatacacacacacacacacacacacacactcacactcacacacacgcatctgtTCACGGCATGAGCAAAgacacatataaaaaaaacacatagtacacacacacacacaaacccactcgcacactatctcatacacacacacacacaggcacacacacacacatacacaaacccactcactatctcacatacacacagacacaaacagatgaGTCTCACTTAAAGcaatcactcacacatcatTATAGGGCACTGTTCCTCTATGGCGCATGGCTGGGTTGACACCAGGGGCCCACGACTCACAGGAACCTTGAGGGTGACCCGAGACTCCCactgtctccatctccaccttAGGCTGTGTCCTGCGCATCTGCAACAAGCCACAAGTCGTCGAGGCCATCATTTTCACTGACAGATCCCACAGACACAAGTTGTGGTAACTTTTGAGGAACCACACATCTTTCTAACCGACATGCTTCCTGATTCGTCTTTTCTTAAGTGTCTCTATGTCACTACATTAGCCTGTATTTACTGATCTCTATGTCACTACATTAGCCTGTATTTAGTGATCTCTATTTCACTACATTAGCCTGTATTTACTGATCTTGTCCTCCAACCTCCTGAGTTGCACCTGGTCCAGAGTGACTCTTTAACCTCATGGCATAGCTAAGGGCATAAAACATGGAGGACATAAAAAATCCCCAAATTGACTGTAATGTAATTGTGAGTCTGTAACTAAATATGcaattgtgggtgtgtgtgtgtgtgtgtgtgtgtgtgtgcgtgtgagaaagagagagagaaagagtgagacagagacagagacagagacagagacagagacagagacagagagagagagataacactACATTAGCCTGTATTTACTGATCTTGTCTGGTGAATGTTTCTGGTCCTCACCTGGCCTTTATGACTTGTCATGTCTGGGTAGTACTGGTCATTGTCCTGTGCCTTCACGGAGGGCTTGGTTGGCTCTGGAGTATccgagagaggggaaaggggggagaggggccTTTTTTGGCAGTCCAGATAATCATCTGAGTACCTGCACAATCAAACGAGACAGATGCCcttcatttttaaatattaaaatggGAGCTGAAGGATGTGCAGATGCTGGAAAAACTCCATAATAGTCATTTAAATTAAGTAAAATTGTAGCATCTTCATTTCAACCAATCAAAGAATCTTTGGACGAAGGATTCAACATGTCTTCGTTCACAGAAACGGCCGCGTGTTTTACCCACTGCTGTTCTTCACAGTGACCGGCCGACTGCATGTACATACAACCATGAATGATTCCCTATATTCCTTAGCACACAGAGCATTCAACTCAACATGTCTCCGAAGTGTCGCAGTATGTTGAGTAACGTCTAGTACACTCAAGGGGTTTATACTCTAGTGCACGTTGCATAAAATAAACACGGTGCAAACTATTTCACCCTTTAGCTCACGCTGAGTGCCATGGTCAGATGGTTCTGTTTGCTCACCCATTGGCTCTGTAGCTGGGGTAGGGGTCCAGGTGCTCTCGGCTGGCTGCGCTGGGcggggggggcgagggggggttagtgtgtgcgtggctCCTCTTGCTGTCCCTGTGGCCGACTCCATTCTCAGCCTGACACCagacaaagagcacacacacacacacacacacactttctcatttaAAATTTAACTATGGTATGAGCTGTCAAGTGACCTGCTGTTGAATACTGAGCTTGTACTGGGTCACATACTCatactaggtgtgtgtgtgtgtgtgtgtgtgtgtgtgtgtgtgtgtgtgtgtgtgtgtgtgtgtgtgtgtgtgcagtaggtCATTACTTTATAAATGGACAGCTACTCAGACAGCTCTTCTGGATGAATTATCATCTAATACAGAATCAGAAATTAGAACTCTAGACCTGTTTATGATGTTCTCAATACTAAGTATATACGTTTCTCATACCACTGCAAGGACCATGAATCCATTTTTAGTGACAATATCAATAAAAACAGTCTATGGCCTTGAAGCTCTGTGGAAGGTCAAACCTGTAATGTATAGCTGCATCAAAGCCAAATGACTCTGGTTTGTGTTGTTAATTTCTCCTTGCACAAACTTAGACAAAGGCACTGGTTTGCTTTGTGCCAAAGTGTTAAAGTGTTTCCTTGGGTGTGAGGCCAGTAGAATGCACTGAATAGGTGGCAGTAAATATCATGGGAGGGAGCTGCAGCCAGACTGATGCCATGCTAAAAAAAGACTAATCACGACGGCAAGAAAGTCAGCGTAGCCATTAAAAAGGTGGAAAACTAATAAAGGGCAGACtacaaaccacagacacacattttaacaAAGTGGGTAAAAGTGTAACCCATCCACTGAATAGGTGTCAGTACATATAATGGGTGGCAGCTGTCACCAAACTGCAGCCAAGCAAAGAAAAAgttcacagacacaaagaatagccacagacacaaatgtcCCTCTAAGGAAGGGGAGCTGCTGGCGTTACCTTGCGCTTCCTCCTGGGGTCTGCGGGGTCCTGCTCAGGGTGGTAGAGGTGTCTCATGGCTGCTTTGTCTTTGGTTTTAGCGGACGAGGAagacgaggacgaggaagaggaggttttCCGCTGCGGAGCAGCCGCCGTGACGCTCGGAActctggagaggagggagaggtcgATCTTCACCAGGAGGTTCTTCAGGCCTCGGCTGGATACGGTGGAGCTCTTCTCGTTGCGGCCGTACGGAACCAGGGTGTAGAGTTTGTGCTGCCCCCGACTCTGAGGGCCCTCTGCCGGGTCAGCAGCGCTCGGCTTGCTGGGGTGGACCACAACGGGCCTGTGCTCGGAGGTCCGGCCTGGCCGGTGTCGTCCTCTTTTGGCCGCGGCGCGCTGCCGCGACGTGGAGTCTGCGCGGACCTTGGCAACGTTCCCCGCCGGAGCAGCGGCGACCTCGGGTTCCGATTCTGAGTTAGAGGAAGAGGAACtggaagaggacgaggaggacgaggaggaagaggaagactcTGAGGACAGGATGACGGGAGTGGGcgagtggggtggtggtggagagtgATGGCCTGCAGTGTCCTGGAGGTGCGCCTGggactctttctcactctccctcctcctcttcctccgctgGCCCTGTTCCTCAGCGTAACCTTCGTCCTGCGTGGGctgtgggtggtgggggtgtcgTCGGCGGGTGCTGTTGGTGTGTGGTCTCTGCTTTGGCTGCACGGCCAGCCATTCGCTgctctgctcccctcctctcctcctcttcttcctctcccgctccccttcctcctgtcgccgccgcctcctctcgtgcttctcctcctcctcttctaccGCCGCCCCCTCTTCgtcctcctgcacctcctccctctcctcctcttcctcttccgaGCTCTGGACCCAGCGGCGTCTCAGTAGCTGCTCCTCCGCCAGTCTCCTCTGCCCCCTCacagtctgctgctgctgctgctgctgctggccccCAGGACGAGCCTCTCCACGCCCGGCCACCTCCTGCTCTCGCTCCCTGTGCCTGGCCTCCCTCTCTGGGGGATTGGAACAGGCTGTTTGCGATGGCACCGGCACTGGCACCGGCACCTTCCTGCCTTTGTCCTGTGGCTTGGGGCTGGGGCTCGAGCAGCGCTTGGGCACTGAATGGAGGGTTAGGGAGCCTAAAGAGGCCGGCTGAGGGACAGGCCTGGGGCCCAAGCTGGAGGTGGTCCTACTGCTGAGGGCCTTGCCGCTGCCGTCTGCGGTGGACGGCAAGTGTTTGGCTTTAGAGGTAGGGTTGCGGCTCGACCCTGGCAAAGAGCGAGGGTGGGTTTGATGCTTGGGGCTGGGCTCGGCGCTGTGGTTTAGTTTGTGCCGGCGTTCGCTGGGTCTGTGGTTGTGGTCACTGGGTCTGAGGCTCTGGTCATTGGGTCTGTGGGTATGGTTGCTGGACTTCTGGACGCGATCGCTCGATTTCTCTCTGCTTTTGTAGCTATGTTCACCGGCTTTGTGGCTATTATCACTGGCTTTCTGGTGGACAGAATCACCAGATCTATGGCTGTTGTTGTGATCGCTCTGTGTGTGATCG
Protein-coding regions in this window:
- the aff3 gene encoding AF4/FMR2 family member 3, whose translation is MPTVFGNKGKLANVCCMLRHTFQTTGSESGCCSPDLLGDMTHSWPSLQPPGGGGAERFLYTSKEAKQHSAQHKQVRGNPHARMTHPHVAPHKCMLADDLKLSSDEDDGDKGHQQTASWTDNSRLSGQQQQYAHTHTHVGRVRHSSPGSSGSDSSSESDSSSSQRSRSRSPSPRSPSPETHFQPGTPSATRPLTYAQETAHPSDTQWQLDKWLEKVHRKRDSTEHDPGGRGDISDSERGPSPARSWGRSYSPGQSPAPSPKFDYSPRHSPRPSPAYSPCPSPGRSPVHSPVHSPLPSPAASPVPSECLSPSPIRTHRPRSPSPSLPPPPPSGSGPYPPHQAHHQESHRPPIQTSSTVHKPRVRPWVPPQHHSTDPPGHRSRVSPSNQLHSKQGSTTTSTATTATKASHKHFSKAKDQGVEVRTNHRPSPAPHGSPRLQGQAGPRASSGEKARAKHSSSTERSHRQSDHRQNDHTQSDHRQSDHTQSDHNNSHRSGDSVHQKASDNSHKAGEHSYKSREKSSDRVQKSSNHTHRPNDQSLRPSDHNHRPSERRHKLNHSAEPSPKHQTHPRSLPGSSRNPTSKAKHLPSTADGSGKALSSRTTSSLGPRPVPQPASLGSLTLHSVPKRCSSPSPKPQDKGRKVPVPVPVPSQTACSNPPEREARHREREQEVAGRGEARPGGQQQQQQQQTVRGQRRLAEEQLLRRRWVQSSEEEEEEREEVQEDEEGAAVEEEEEKHERRRRRQEEGERERKKRRRGGEQSSEWLAVQPKQRPHTNSTRRRHPHHPQPTQDEGYAEEQGQRRKRRRESEKESQAHLQDTAGHHSPPPPHSPTPVILSSESSSSSSSSSSSSSSSSSNSESEPEVAAAPAGNVAKVRADSTSRQRAAAKRGRHRPGRTSEHRPVVVHPSKPSAADPAEGPQSRGQHKLYTLVPYGRNEKSSTVSSRGLKNLLVKIDLSLLSRVPSVTAAAPQRKTSSSSSSSSSSAKTKDKAAMRHLYHPEQDPADPRRKRKAENGVGHRDSKRSHAHTNPPSPPPPSAASREHLDPYPSYRANGYSDDYLDCQKRPLSPLSPLSDTPEPTKPSVKAQDNDQYYPDMTSHKGQMRRTQPKVEMETVGVSGHPQGSCESWAPGVNPAMRHRGTVPYNDVSQHAEYYMHEAKRMKHRADAMVDKLGKAVNYVDAALSFMECGKAMEEGPLESKSPYAMYAETVELIRYAMRLKSHSGPGATQEDKQLAVLCFRCLALLYWQMFRLKKDHALKYSKALLDYFKSSPKVPHNPATESDPVKGSMLPSPTRAPLGSHAGSSTSPFVTIPQRIHQMAANHLNITNSVLYSYEYWEVADSLAKENKEFFNYLNNLTGPLTLHSSMAHIVQYTRQGLQWIRISANLS